Proteins from a genomic interval of Methanoplanus endosymbiosus:
- the thpR gene encoding RNA 2',3'-cyclic phosphodiesterase, with product MARVFVAIELPPEIKEQFHTVHNILKESDAKLTFVHPDIAHITLKFIGEVNEDKLSEIITALKKLSFNPFEMATGKPELNSRRNPRVIWIPCTDEGESEELFSAVEELLSQAGIPKEKRDFKAHATLARIKKYEPGLKEIIYRNCKDNFSFSPERFQVSAIYLKKSTLTPQGPVYEDILEVKF from the coding sequence ATGGCAAGGGTATTTGTGGCAATTGAACTGCCGCCGGAGATAAAGGAGCAGTTCCATACAGTTCATAACATATTGAAAGAATCAGATGCAAAACTTACATTTGTACATCCGGATATTGCACATATCACTCTGAAATTCATAGGAGAAGTGAATGAGGATAAACTCAGTGAAATTATCACCGCCCTAAAAAAACTCTCCTTTAACCCTTTTGAAATGGCTACCGGAAAACCGGAGTTAAACAGCAGAAGAAACCCGCGGGTGATATGGATCCCCTGCACTGACGAAGGCGAATCAGAAGAACTCTTCAGCGCCGTTGAGGAACTGCTCAGCCAGGCAGGCATACCTAAGGAGAAGAGGGATTTTAAAGCACACGCAACCCTTGCAAGGATTAAAAAATACGAACCCGGATTAAAAGAGATAATTTACAGAAACTGTAAGGACAACTTCAGTTTCAGTCCGGAGAGATTTCAGGTTTCAGCGATATACCTCAAAAAGAGCACACTGACACCACAGGGGCCGGTGTACGAAGATATTCTGGAGGTAAAGTTTTGA
- a CDS encoding glutaredoxin family protein: MGENLNIVVYTLEVCPNCELLKTFIKANGFEYSELDLSDPANMTELRLNNVFVREAPVLQVEDTFLTSSEIFKEGSVNVDVVLPLIKGD; this comes from the coding sequence TTGGGAGAAAATTTAAATATTGTAGTATATACTCTTGAAGTCTGTCCAAATTGTGAATTATTGAAGACTTTTATTAAAGCAAATGGTTTTGAATATTCTGAGCTTGATCTCTCAGATCCAGCTAATATGACTGAACTTCGCCTTAACAATGTCTTTGTCAGGGAAGCGCCTGTTCTTCAGGTGGAGGATACTTTCCTTACATCATCAGAGATTTTTAAAGAGGGTTCAGTAAACGTGGATGTTGTCCTTCCTCTGATAAAAGGTGATTAA
- the nrdD gene encoding anaerobic ribonucleoside-triphosphate reductase, whose amino-acid sequence MPGEKDRASRQKTLDGFTLPPLPKVRTSTGHIIDWDRERIVRMILKESLLLEEFYGGKAADEELARDIARNVEQKILKMGLKFLSGPLIREILNITLIENDLHEYRNVLTRVGTPVYDAHMIDVGKGFESKDNANLQENAETSHKKKADKISKEQYLLQLPPELADYHLRGDMHIHDLEYFGTRPFCIDGSTVIPMRSAGRIRSVRPDELAFSGDTLRTDDLELLTKKGWACVDKVTRRKVNDGELIRIKTSGGRSLSVTKEHRIPVQKDEGMVIRKAEDIVKGDILYAISDSDSVRGEPVSEIDLIHELITSVPDDLLEGIYVRGAGEYFSSVVEAGEAESFRGISEALGITHQKQWYSRGIMPIRHYLEFCNHYGITERSGVTVGATGSTHDLPAILPVTPDLMRLLGFFVSEGNYNAYPEKGQYNLAITENHQSAAIQASVTETLNTFATVTQPVDDITTIYGAEVERKRALQVYFGGKLVYLLFRFVFNIPEGSVQKRLPWIVYHADDALLREFLSALFTGDGSAYYRPEKSDCIVNYTTASESLRQELTLLLTSLGIHPHITELYSDDSERRTLYRVQFQGRKNVGIFSEYASFLDERQAHIDSFIADCHEIKSAGRPESVVSVEPDIPSGSYVYDLFLKGDGSEESHTFFASDGLLIHNCQDWDLRYFFYYGLMPDGNGTKASVAGPAKRAEVAVLHAVKALGSAQTNFAGGQGYYNFLTFLAPYFEGLDYESILQLMQMFVYEMTQMMVARGGQVVFSSVQLSPGVPKLWKDKPCIYKGKIWDGEQAPLKVYGDFEKEVRLLFRALMEVMLEGDYWGKPFNFPKPEVSIEPDFMDEDEEFNRNNPGIPSYRDLYLLTFELASKFGTPYYDNQIPAYRGAGEGISCYQCCAYQFSSMADDDDHFDDKLIFKDGKHFSMGSWQVVSVNCPRAAYKAEGSDEALFSELKRLMDVATEIFKIKRRWMDNIRAKGRMPFAMQRPKDPNDPDSEIRGEVAVDLEGLVYTVGIVGVNEMVKHHTGYELHENREAFKLAVRAMTEMELYAKEISSRQGMTIALARTPAETTGQRFAVADLIESNFHDYAADVVKGDLKSALENLGESFDLPVYYTNGTHVSPGADVTLTKRMEIEHVFFPIVDGGNIFHIWLGEARPDPRGLMDMAMNLCKNTQIGYFAFTRDLTVSLKQFTEYKPEDEKEPVFSPVDSGIRV is encoded by the coding sequence ATGCCGGGAGAAAAAGACCGGGCCTCAAGACAGAAGACCCTTGATGGATTTACTCTCCCTCCGCTTCCGAAAGTCAGGACCTCAACCGGCCATATAATAGACTGGGACCGGGAGAGAATAGTCCGGATGATTCTGAAGGAATCACTTCTTTTAGAGGAGTTTTATGGGGGGAAAGCCGCAGATGAGGAGCTTGCAAGGGATATTGCCAGAAATGTTGAGCAGAAGATCCTTAAAATGGGGCTGAAATTCCTGAGCGGGCCGCTAATCAGGGAAATTCTGAATATCACACTCATTGAAAATGATCTTCACGAATACAGGAATGTTCTTACAAGAGTGGGCACGCCTGTGTACGATGCCCACATGATCGATGTCGGAAAGGGTTTTGAGTCCAAGGATAACGCAAATCTCCAGGAGAACGCTGAGACTTCGCATAAGAAGAAGGCTGACAAGATCAGTAAAGAGCAGTATCTTCTCCAGCTGCCGCCTGAACTTGCAGATTATCACCTCCGTGGCGACATGCACATTCATGACCTGGAATACTTTGGTACCAGGCCGTTCTGCATTGACGGCAGCACTGTCATTCCAATGAGGTCTGCCGGCCGTATCCGGAGTGTGCGGCCTGATGAACTGGCTTTCTCAGGAGATACCCTGCGTACTGATGATCTTGAACTTCTTACAAAGAAGGGCTGGGCCTGTGTGGATAAGGTTACCCGGCGTAAGGTGAATGACGGAGAACTGATCCGGATAAAGACATCGGGTGGCCGCTCACTGTCCGTCACAAAAGAGCACAGGATTCCGGTGCAGAAAGATGAAGGGATGGTTATCAGGAAAGCAGAGGATATAGTAAAGGGTGATATACTCTATGCAATCTCAGATTCAGATTCTGTCCGTGGCGAACCTGTCAGTGAGATTGATCTCATTCATGAACTGATTACATCTGTTCCCGATGACCTGCTGGAAGGGATTTATGTACGGGGAGCCGGAGAATATTTCTCCTCTGTTGTGGAGGCTGGTGAAGCTGAATCATTCCGGGGAATCTCAGAAGCCCTTGGCATCACCCACCAGAAGCAGTGGTATTCCAGGGGTATAATGCCAATCAGGCATTATCTTGAGTTCTGTAATCATTACGGGATAACTGAGAGATCAGGTGTCACAGTCGGGGCGACCGGAAGCACTCATGATCTCCCGGCCATTCTTCCTGTTACTCCTGATCTTATGCGTCTGCTTGGTTTCTTTGTATCAGAAGGAAATTACAATGCTTACCCTGAAAAGGGACAGTATAATCTCGCTATCACAGAAAACCACCAGTCAGCAGCAATCCAGGCATCAGTAACAGAGACCCTGAATACATTTGCAACAGTTACACAGCCTGTTGATGATATAACTACAATTTATGGGGCAGAAGTTGAAAGAAAGCGTGCACTACAGGTATATTTCGGAGGAAAGCTGGTTTATCTGCTATTCCGGTTTGTCTTTAATATTCCTGAAGGAAGTGTGCAGAAACGCCTGCCATGGATAGTCTATCATGCTGATGATGCCCTGCTGCGTGAATTCCTCTCAGCGCTCTTTACCGGAGATGGATCTGCATATTACAGACCGGAAAAATCTGATTGTATTGTTAATTATACAACAGCTTCTGAGTCACTTCGCCAGGAGCTTACACTCCTTCTGACATCACTTGGAATACATCCACATATTACAGAACTGTACAGTGATGATTCCGAGCGCCGGACCCTGTACCGGGTTCAGTTCCAGGGCAGAAAGAATGTTGGAATCTTTTCGGAATATGCTTCATTCCTCGATGAGCGCCAGGCTCATATTGACAGTTTTATTGCAGACTGCCATGAGATCAAAAGTGCCGGCAGACCGGAAAGTGTGGTTTCAGTTGAGCCTGACATCCCTTCCGGATCATATGTTTATGATCTCTTCCTGAAAGGTGATGGGAGCGAGGAGAGCCATACATTTTTTGCATCAGACGGGCTTTTGATTCATAACTGTCAGGACTGGGATCTCAGGTATTTCTTCTACTATGGTCTGATGCCGGATGGAAACGGGACAAAAGCCTCAGTTGCAGGGCCTGCAAAGAGGGCTGAAGTGGCAGTGCTTCATGCCGTTAAGGCTCTTGGGAGTGCCCAGACCAATTTTGCCGGTGGGCAGGGCTATTACAACTTCCTGACATTCCTGGCACCTTATTTTGAGGGTCTGGATTATGAATCCATTCTGCAGCTTATGCAGATGTTTGTCTATGAGATGACCCAGATGATGGTTGCAAGGGGCGGGCAGGTTGTATTCTCTTCAGTGCAGTTAAGCCCCGGGGTTCCAAAACTCTGGAAGGATAAGCCCTGCATATACAAAGGAAAAATCTGGGATGGTGAACAGGCACCTCTGAAGGTTTACGGTGATTTCGAGAAGGAAGTCAGGCTCCTGTTCAGGGCGCTTATGGAAGTCATGCTTGAGGGTGACTACTGGGGCAAACCGTTCAACTTCCCCAAACCTGAAGTGAGCATAGAGCCGGATTTCATGGACGAAGATGAGGAGTTCAACCGGAATAATCCCGGAATACCTTCTTACAGGGATTTATACCTCTTAACTTTTGAGCTTGCATCCAAATTCGGCACACCATATTATGACAATCAGATACCGGCGTATCGTGGCGCAGGCGAAGGTATATCATGCTATCAGTGCTGCGCCTACCAGTTTTCATCAATGGCTGATGATGACGATCACTTCGATGATAAACTCATATTCAAAGACGGGAAGCATTTCTCGATGGGTTCATGGCAGGTTGTCTCTGTCAACTGTCCAAGAGCAGCATACAAGGCTGAGGGCAGTGACGAGGCACTGTTTTCAGAACTGAAGAGGCTGATGGATGTAGCCACTGAGATCTTTAAGATTAAGAGACGCTGGATGGATAATATCCGTGCAAAGGGCAGAATGCCTTTTGCAATGCAGAGGCCGAAGGACCCCAATGATCCTGACAGTGAGATCAGGGGTGAAGTCGCAGTAGATCTTGAAGGTCTGGTCTATACTGTCGGTATTGTCGGTGTAAACGAGATGGTTAAGCATCATACCGGGTATGAACTGCATGAAAACCGTGAGGCATTTAAGCTTGCTGTCCGTGCGATGACTGAGATGGAGCTTTATGCAAAGGAGATCTCATCAAGGCAGGGGATGACCATTGCACTTGCAAGGACTCCTGCTGAGACCACCGGACAGAGGTTTGCAGTGGCTGATCTGATTGAGAGTAATTTCCATGATTATGCGGCTGATGTCGTAAAAGGAGATCTTAAGTCTGCTCTTGAAAACCTTGGAGAATCTTTTGATCTGCCGGTCTATTACACAAACGGCACCCACGTATCACCCGGAGCTGATGTAACACTTACAAAGAGAATGGAGATTGAGCATGTCTTCTTCCCGATAGTTGACGGTGGCAATATATTCCATATCTGGCTTGGTGAGGCAAGGCCCGATCCAAGGGGGCTTATGGATATGGCCATGAATCTCTGTAAAAACACCCAGATCGGATATTTTGCATTCACAAGGGATCTGACTGTGTCCTTAAAGCAGTTTACTGAATATAAGCCCGAAGATGAGAAAGAACCAGTATTTTCTCCGGTTGACAGCGGTATCCGGGTGTGA
- a CDS encoding DUF1786 domain-containing protein yields the protein MFDIDRDILSIDIGKGTQDILFFNPEKPVENSVKFVLPSPNVVVGREIMAAVKTGRPIHLKGFTMGGGNCVKAVTDAVNSGTEVTATEEAALTIRDNPDAVREKGIVITSDAPSDAIVIETRDFMEREIKGVFDSFSLEYPKNFAFAVQDHGFSPDMSNRLYRMNLFRGLLDEHDWSINSLTSDPPHPSMTRMQSVLKQAPGSLVTDTGPAAIMGALCDPVVKKMSESGLVLVNAGNGHTLVFTIKGSEIYGIFEHHTGRLSTSGLLKYIEELKRGTISGKEVFDDNGHGAEVRKPLLTDNIAVTGPNRLNLLPDAYQAAPYGDMMLSGCFGLLRFWEELRG from the coding sequence ATGTTTGATATCGACAGGGATATTCTCTCTATAGATATAGGGAAAGGAACCCAGGATATTCTTTTTTTTAACCCGGAAAAACCCGTTGAAAACTCAGTTAAATTTGTTCTTCCCTCTCCGAATGTTGTTGTCGGAAGGGAGATTATGGCGGCAGTAAAGACCGGGCGGCCCATTCACCTGAAGGGTTTTACTATGGGCGGCGGGAACTGTGTAAAGGCAGTGACTGATGCAGTAAATTCCGGAACAGAAGTAACGGCAACTGAGGAGGCCGCACTTACAATAAGGGACAATCCTGATGCTGTGCGTGAAAAAGGGATTGTAATAACATCTGATGCGCCTTCTGATGCCATTGTTATTGAGACCAGGGATTTTATGGAGAGGGAGATAAAAGGTGTCTTTGACTCCTTCTCTCTTGAATATCCCAAAAATTTTGCCTTTGCAGTTCAGGATCATGGGTTTTCTCCGGATATGAGCAACAGGCTATACAGGATGAATCTCTTCAGGGGACTTTTGGATGAGCATGACTGGAGTATCAACTCTCTGACATCAGATCCTCCGCATCCTTCAATGACGAGGATGCAGTCAGTATTAAAGCAGGCACCGGGAAGTCTTGTGACAGATACCGGCCCTGCGGCAATAATGGGTGCATTGTGTGATCCTGTTGTGAAGAAGATGTCAGAATCCGGTCTTGTGCTTGTCAATGCCGGAAACGGGCATACGCTTGTCTTTACGATTAAGGGCAGTGAGATATACGGGATATTTGAGCATCATACAGGAAGGCTCTCAACTTCCGGTCTGCTTAAGTATATTGAGGAGCTTAAGAGAGGCACAATTTCCGGGAAGGAAGTCTTTGATGACAACGGGCATGGTGCGGAGGTGAGAAAGCCTCTGCTGACTGATAATATTGCAGTTACCGGGCCTAACAGGCTTAATCTTCTTCCGGATGCCTACCAGGCTGCACCGTATGGCGATATGATGCTCTCCGGATGTTTTGGCCTTCTCAGATTCTGGGAAGAGCTTAGAGGGTGA
- a CDS encoding IS630 family transposase: MPRPEKISIIHHMTIEGLNIQITKLETNTKVLNRLHFIKHRYSGYSVEKAAEMVGVSHNTGYIWQRRWNEIGYNGLIPRYAGGKPSKLSDEEKEDLLVKLKLKNHWATNEVRNLIKQEYNVEYSTKQIRLILKKFGMKYSKPYPLDYRRPADAEEILKKNIGDIEKGTIIGFFDESSPQTTSNSQKLWYFNKVPLIKNTTKYKANTFGFYAINGKSVLEFMEHSKKEDVCSFLEDIRNQNPEIPILIVLDNSRSHRANLTIETSEKLGIKLAFLPPYSPDLNPIEFIWKSIKRVISETFIYNLEYMKDIIKSNFLIYSSKKSYAGSWMKKFLPEEYI, translated from the coding sequence ATGCCCAGGCCTGAAAAAATTTCTATTATACATCATATGACTATAGAAGGACTGAATATACAAATTACTAAATTAGAGACAAACACAAAAGTGTTAAACAGATTACATTTTATAAAACATCGGTATAGTGGATATAGTGTTGAAAAAGCAGCTGAAATGGTCGGAGTATCCCATAATACAGGTTACATTTGGCAACGGAGATGGAATGAAATAGGTTATAATGGTTTAATTCCTCGCTATGCCGGAGGGAAACCATCAAAACTTTCAGATGAAGAGAAGGAGGATTTATTAGTTAAATTAAAACTAAAGAACCATTGGGCCACTAATGAGGTTAGAAATCTAATAAAACAGGAATATAATGTTGAATATTCAACTAAACAAATAAGATTAATACTCAAAAAATTTGGAATGAAGTATTCTAAACCATATCCATTAGATTACAGAAGGCCAGCTGATGCTGAGGAAATTCTAAAAAAAAATATTGGGGATATTGAAAAAGGCACTATAATTGGTTTTTTTGATGAATCATCTCCACAAACCACGTCAAACTCGCAAAAATTGTGGTATTTCAACAAGGTTCCTTTAATCAAAAATACAACCAAATACAAAGCAAACACATTTGGTTTCTATGCAATCAATGGCAAATCAGTTTTAGAGTTTATGGAACATTCAAAAAAAGAAGATGTATGTTCCTTTTTAGAGGATATAAGAAATCAAAATCCTGAAATACCAATATTGATTGTCTTGGATAACTCTAGATCTCATAGGGCAAATCTTACTATAGAAACTTCTGAAAAGTTAGGCATAAAATTAGCTTTTTTACCCCCATATTCTCCGGATCTTAATCCAATTGAATTCATTTGGAAGAGTATAAAACGAGTTATTTCAGAAACGTTCATCTATAATTTGGAATATATGAAGGATATAATAAAGAGTAATTTCCTAATCTACAGTAGTAAAAAAAGTTATGCTGGAAGTTGGATGAAAAAATTTCTTCCTGAGGAATATATTTAA
- the speB gene encoding agmatinase — MQYFLKPFFADAESEYADADYIMFGVPYDGTTSYLPGTRLGPKAIREASWNFETYLPDLDIHFSEIAVCDMGDLEISTVPEMVVCEVESAVRDFTEDNKFPVILGGEHSLTIGAMNAIRPECYVVCDAHLDLRDEFGSTPFNHACVTRRAFDMGAEIFIIGARSGPEEEFRLAQDNDRIHLYSPDDVRRRGIAAICDEIISIISGRKTYLSVDADAIDCCLTPGLGTPEPFGLDTFDIRDVIRKIGPYASAFDYVEVCPTDSGQTAMVAAKIIREFIAVHSISAKKLQKLQN, encoded by the coding sequence ATGCAATACTTTCTAAAACCTTTTTTTGCAGATGCAGAGTCCGAATATGCTGATGCTGATTATATAATGTTTGGTGTGCCTTATGACGGAACAACATCGTACCTTCCTGGAACAAGGCTTGGCCCCAAGGCCATAAGAGAAGCATCCTGGAATTTTGAGACATACCTTCCGGATTTAGATATACATTTCTCTGAAATTGCGGTATGCGACATGGGTGATCTTGAAATATCAACCGTTCCTGAGATGGTGGTATGCGAAGTTGAATCAGCAGTGCGTGACTTCACAGAAGACAATAAATTCCCGGTAATTCTCGGTGGAGAGCATTCACTGACAATAGGTGCGATGAATGCCATAAGGCCCGAATGCTATGTAGTCTGCGATGCCCACCTGGATTTAAGGGATGAATTCGGCAGTACTCCCTTCAACCACGCCTGTGTCACCAGAAGGGCCTTTGATATGGGCGCAGAGATATTCATCATCGGCGCACGAAGCGGCCCTGAAGAAGAATTCCGGCTTGCACAGGACAATGACAGGATTCATCTCTATTCTCCTGATGATGTCAGAAGAAGGGGCATAGCTGCAATCTGTGATGAAATAATCAGCATAATCTCCGGAAGAAAAACCTACCTGTCCGTTGATGCAGATGCCATCGACTGCTGCCTGACTCCCGGACTTGGAACACCTGAACCGTTCGGGCTTGACACATTTGACATCAGAGATGTTATCAGAAAGATCGGTCCTTACGCATCTGCATTTGATTATGTAGAGGTCTGCCCGACAGATTCAGGCCAGACTGCAATGGTTGCAGCTAAAATTATCAGGGAATTTATAGCTGTTCACAGTATATCTGCAAAAAAGTTACAAAAATTACAAAACTGA
- a CDS encoding translation initiation factor IF-5A translates to MKEQTEIGKLKEGRYVVIEEEPCKILSIATSKPGKHGAAKSRIDAMGIFDGVKRSIVQPVSAKTYVPIVERRSAQVISIAGDTVQLMDVKDFEMFEMNIGEDKASKLEAGSEIPYISSLGKKKLDN, encoded by the coding sequence ATGAAAGAACAGACAGAAATTGGAAAATTAAAAGAAGGCCGCTACGTTGTAATTGAAGAGGAACCATGTAAAATTCTCTCAATAGCCACCTCAAAACCCGGAAAACACGGTGCTGCAAAGTCAAGAATTGATGCAATGGGAATATTTGACGGCGTAAAGAGATCAATCGTTCAGCCGGTTTCAGCAAAGACCTACGTCCCGATTGTAGAGAGAAGAAGCGCGCAGGTCATATCAATAGCAGGCGACACAGTCCAGTTAATGGATGTCAAGGACTTTGAGATGTTTGAGATGAATATTGGTGAAGATAAAGCTTCAAAACTTGAGGCTGGTTCAGAAATTCCATACATCTCATCACTTGGAAAGAAGAAACTTGACAATTAG
- a CDS encoding bifunctional fructose-bisphosphatase/inositol-phosphate phosphatase has translation MQKDFKKHCEEMSQRVIDGISGIAGTREGAGIVCQGADGTPTKLIDKIAEDIIFNYIRENNLCRYAISEEAGIYDFGSGEGRIFLDPVDGTHNALTGNPFYALSVAYEYEGEITHAFVKDLAHGELFYASEETGAEVDGEKVSVSDTDLLEKATLSVYGKKFDPTTIQKLGKKIRRWRLYGASALELCYVGAGRLDGFVDVRDTLRVTDAAAGMFFCKCAGGVVTDRTGGPVNFSDDVSDGRCLVATNGCIHSKVIEYLR, from the coding sequence ATGCAGAAAGATTTTAAAAAACACTGTGAGGAGATGTCACAGAGGGTAATTGACGGTATTTCCGGGATTGCAGGTACCCGTGAGGGCGCAGGAATTGTCTGTCAGGGTGCTGACGGCACGCCGACAAAACTTATCGACAAAATCGCGGAAGATATTATATTTAATTATATACGGGAGAATAACCTCTGCCGTTATGCGATCAGCGAGGAGGCCGGAATATATGATTTTGGTTCAGGTGAGGGCCGGATTTTTCTTGATCCGGTTGACGGGACGCACAATGCACTGACCGGAAACCCGTTTTATGCTCTCTCTGTTGCCTATGAGTATGAAGGAGAGATTACACATGCATTTGTGAAGGATCTCGCACATGGCGAACTGTTTTATGCCTCTGAAGAGACTGGTGCTGAGGTGGACGGGGAGAAAGTATCTGTATCTGATACTGATCTCCTGGAGAAGGCAACACTCAGCGTCTATGGTAAGAAATTTGATCCGACAACCATACAGAAACTCGGCAAAAAGATAAGGCGGTGGAGGCTGTACGGTGCATCAGCCCTTGAACTCTGCTATGTCGGTGCGGGCCGGCTTGACGGGTTTGTTGATGTCAGGGATACATTAAGGGTCACTGATGCCGCGGCCGGCATGTTTTTCTGTAAATGTGCAGGTGGTGTTGTTACTGACCGGACGGGCGGGCCGGTTAATTTTTCTGATGATGTATCGGACGGGCGCTGCCTTGTTGCGACAAACGGATGTATTCATAGTAAGGTTATCGAATATCTCAGGTGA
- a CDS encoding NAD(+)/NADH kinase translates to MKFGIVSRPDNKDVLEYAKEFGEFISKRGHEVIFEKKTADALGIEGGVLFSGIDTDIIVVIGGDGSVLRCVREISRQIPLLCINKGHVGFLSELEPDEAREQFEKIESGNYTLEERMRLSVKVDGYNVGDALNEAVIVTSRPAKILEFTINVDHVPAERFRADGVLISTPTGSTGYAMSAGGPIVDPFIECFLVVPLAPYHLSSRPHLISIERRVGVELDSPKPADLVIDGELIMELYNGNVVTVEKSENPALFINLGKNFFAKVDSKLKSV, encoded by the coding sequence ATGAAATTTGGAATTGTATCGCGTCCGGACAATAAGGATGTTTTAGAGTATGCAAAGGAATTTGGTGAATTCATATCCAAAAGAGGGCATGAGGTAATATTTGAGAAGAAGACGGCGGATGCACTCGGCATTGAAGGTGGGGTTCTCTTCTCCGGAATTGATACTGATATTATAGTTGTTATCGGAGGGGATGGTTCTGTTCTTCGGTGTGTCCGGGAGATAAGCAGGCAGATTCCTCTTCTCTGTATCAATAAGGGCCATGTGGGATTTTTATCTGAACTTGAGCCTGATGAGGCAAGGGAGCAGTTTGAGAAGATTGAATCCGGAAATTACACTCTTGAGGAGCGGATGAGGCTTTCAGTGAAGGTTGACGGTTATAATGTCGGTGATGCACTCAATGAGGCTGTCATTGTCACATCGCGTCCTGCCAAAATTCTTGAGTTTACAATAAATGTGGATCATGTTCCGGCTGAGCGGTTCAGGGCGGACGGTGTTCTGATAAGCACGCCTACAGGTTCCACAGGTTATGCAATGAGTGCCGGCGGGCCTATTGTTGATCCCTTTATTGAATGTTTTCTGGTAGTGCCGCTGGCACCGTACCATCTCTCGTCAAGGCCGCATCTCATCAGCATTGAGCGAAGGGTTGGTGTTGAGCTTGACAGCCCCAAGCCGGCTGATCTTGTTATTGACGGTGAGCTTATTATGGAACTGTACAACGGCAATGTTGTTACGGTTGAGAAATCTGAGAATCCGGCATTATTCATCAACCTCGGCAAAAATTTCTTTGCAAAAGTTGACAGCAAACTGAAGAGTGTGTGA
- a CDS encoding amino acid-binding protein: MKLEVRDLPGQLLEALKPISEVGGNIKSVIHKRDPLSENGTLDVQIQLELPEGKLDEMLDLIKRSNVNILRVGEEQHLIRKSFILIGHLLHTDLSDTVQKIDDTGFAEVGELSMVMPAINEPTSAKMTIKSDSLKDIDRALDILRDIAVKKDILIIEPLEDF, from the coding sequence ATGAAGCTTGAGGTCAGGGATCTGCCGGGGCAGCTCCTTGAAGCCTTAAAACCAATATCGGAAGTTGGCGGAAATATAAAGTCGGTGATACATAAACGTGATCCGCTGTCTGAAAACGGAACTCTTGACGTTCAGATCCAGCTTGAACTTCCGGAAGGAAAGCTCGATGAGATGCTTGATCTTATTAAGAGAAGTAATGTGAATATTCTGAGGGTTGGTGAGGAGCAGCACCTGATAAGAAAGTCCTTCATTCTTATAGGTCATCTCCTGCATACTGATCTCAGTGACACTGTGCAGAAGATTGATGATACCGGATTTGCAGAAGTGGGTGAACTGTCAATGGTTATGCCGGCGATAAACGAGCCGACATCTGCGAAGATGACAATAAAATCCGACAGCCTGAAGGATATTGACCGTGCCCTCGATATTCTGCGTGATATTGCAGTGAAGAAGGATATTCTGATAATAGAACCACTGGAGGATTTTTAA